DNA sequence from the Williamwhitmania taraxaci genome:
AAGGTGTCTTTCCTAACGATATGGCCTTGTTAAAGCTGATATATTTAGCTACTGAACACATCTCTAAAAAATGGACGATGCCCCTGAAAAACTGGGCAATAACGGCTCAGCAGTTGCACATAAGGTTTGGGGATCGGATGAAAATAGACTTATGAAATCAATCTCAAATGCAAAGAAACAAGTTGAACCAAAACAAGCCAAGGGTATATAAACGGCTTCGTGCCTCAGCCGCCCTTGTCTAATTTTGATTCAAACTTTTAAAGAGCATTTAAGAGTTGAGTTCAAAAAAAACAGTAGTTTTGAATACTAGGAAAATTACCAGACAAAGTTTAATTTACACTCCCTAATTATGCCAGATTTTGGATCATCTTTTTCGGGGTTGGCAAACGACCGGAAACTTACAGATGAAGAACTCATCCGTGCAATCAGGTTCTTGGTCGCTGCTGAGTACGAAGCGACTCAATTGTATATGCAGCTTGCAGAGTCAACTGATAGCAAACTTGCCATCGCGGTCCTTAAGGACATTGCCGATGAAGAACTCGTTCATGCCGGAGAGTTTCTTCGATTGCTCCACCAGCTGGCTCCAGACGAAAAGAAATTTTACGCAAAAGGGGCTAAGGAAGTCGAAGAAATAATTAAGAACTTAAAGTAGAATAGGATTTCCTGGAAAATACCCAAGAAACAATGAATAGTTATGAAAATATATCAAGCACCACTGTTTTGAAATAAAATATTAAGAGAGAGTTTTAATTCAATTAAACATTTTAATTAAAAACATTATGAATACATTTAATACAAAAGACAATACGCAAATATACTACAAGGATTGGGGCAATGGACAGCCTGTAGTTTTCTGTCACGGATGGCCATTAAATTCAGACGCTTGGGAGTCCCAAATGGATTTTTTAGCATCAAATGGATTTAGGTGCATTGCTCATGACCGCCGTGGACATGGGCGTTCCAGCCAGCCTTGGAATGGCAATGATATGGATACCTATGCCGATGATTTAGCGGAACTGATCGAATTGTTGGACCTTAAAGCGATTACTCTTATCGGGCACTCCACAGGTGGAGGGGAAGTGGCCCGTTATATAGGTCGACATGGAACTTCTCGTGTAGACAAGGTTGTTCTGATGGGTTCTGTAACCCCTGTTATGCTTAAGTCCAAGACAAATCCTGGAGGAATGCCGATTAAGGCGTTTGACGATATTCGCACCGGTGTTTCCTCCGATCGCTCTCAGTTTTTTAAGGACTTGACCACTCCATTTTTTGGTGCAAATCGCAAGGGGAACAAAGTTACTCAAGGTATGCGGGATGCTTTTGGGTTTCAAGCAATGGCAGGTGGATTGAGAAACGAACTCGAATGTATCAAGGCCTTTTCGGAAACAGATTTCACTGAAGATTTGAAAAAAATTGATGTTCCCACGCTGATAATCCACGGCGACGACGATCAGATTGTTCCTATTGCCGATTCAGCCATGCTCGCTGTTAAACTGATAAAAAATGCAAAACTTAACATCTATCCTGGTGGACCGCATGGCCTAGCTGACACACACAAGGAAAAGCTAAATGCTGATCTTTTGGCTTTTGTGAAGAGTTGATCTAAAATTTTATATTGAGGATAATTTCCGCAATTGCTGAAAACTAAGATCCGTCAAAAATTTGACAAGCAATAAAGTTCTCATCAAATCTCAACCGTTTTAAAACTTAAAAATGAAAACTGCGCTTGTTTTTGTTGCGACACTAGATGGAAAGGTAACCAAATGGGGTGATCCCTTGGTTCGGAAATGGTCATCAAAAGCTGACAAGGATTATTTTCGCATGATATGGCAGGGCTCCACGCTGATTGTAATGGGAAGCACTACTTTTAATGCACACCGTGTAAAACCATCAGCAAGCCATTATTTTGTTGTTATGACGTCAGACCCAGCAAAATACAAGGAGTTTGAAGTAACCGGTCAACTTGAATTTTCGGATGAATCGCCGGCTCAACTTTCTGCACGTTTGGACCTGTTGGATTATAAATATATGCTGCTTATTGGTGGACCTCATATAGCCACTTCGTTTTTAAAAGAACAACTGGTTGACGAATTATGGCTGACGATTGAACCCCGGATATTCGGAACAGGAGGCAATTTTGCAATAGAGGACGAACTCGACATCGAATTATCCTTAATTAGCTGCGAAAAAGTTAACGAGCGGGGAACACTGATAACCAAATATGCGTTGCTGAAGAAATGATGAATGGACTTTTCGGGTATCCAATATACCTTTTTAGTGAGCGATAATTAACCTCGAATATACCAGTATGTCTGAGATTGTAAATGATAATACAAAGGAAAAAGTTCGCAACCGCCGTGTGCACATGGCCAATGAAAGGACATTTCTTGCATGGATAAGAACAGGCATAGGGATAATGGCATTCGGATTTGTGGTCGAAAAGTTCGCGCTGTTCATGAAACAAATGTCATTTGTTCTGGGAAAATCAACTATTGGAGAAAGTCTGCCGCCTTCTCATGGATATTCAGCCATTCTCGGGATATTCCTTGTTGGATTGGGCGCTTTAATGGGATTACTTGCATATGTCAGGTATAAGAAGGTTGAGAAACAGATAAACGAAGATACATGGCAACCATCCTCGATACTTGACGCAATGCTCACAATATCAGTTCTTGCAGTTGGCATTTTCCTTGTTGTTTATTTAATTCACAGTATTTAACCCATATGAAATATTATGGTGAAACGCAAAATACAATTGAACTAACGGAAAGGGTAGAAATGAGTAACAGTAATAAACTCACCATCATCCAGATGAATGACAGCCATGCGTATTTTGACTTACACCAGGAAATGTTTTGGGAAGGCGACCATGCTGTTTATCGTAAAGCAGGAGGTTATGCGCGAATTGCTGCTCTTGTAAAACAGATTAGGGCCGTCAGTCCTAATTGTCTTTTTTGCGATTGCGGCGATACTTTCCAGGGTACTTTCCCGGCACAGAAAACCCAGGGAAAGGCGTTGATCCCGATACTGAACTCAATAGGAATTGATGCCATGACCGCACATTGGGAGTTTGCCTATAGCCCGGAGGTTTTTCAGCAACGGGTTGCGGAACTCAATTATCCCATGCTGGCAATTAATATTTTCGATAAAGTGACAAACAAGCCTGTCTATCCTTCATATATTGTAAAAGAAGTTGGTGGATTACGGATTGGCCTTGTGGGATTAGCATCGAACATTATTGATAAAACCATGCCGCCATCGTTCAGCGAAGGAATTTATTTTACACTTGGCAAAGATGAACTTCCGCCTGTCATCACAATTTTACAAATCGTAGAAAAGGTAGATTTGATTATTTTAATCTCACATCTTGGGTTCCCCCAGGATTTAAAGCTTTTGTCAGAAGTACAAGGAATAGATATCTGCCTTAGCGGGCATACCCACAATCGTCTTTCCGAACCGGTTCTCATTGGTAAAACCATCGTAATTCAGTCAGGTTGCCACGGTTCATTTCTGGGTCGCCTCGATGTAGAATTAAATGATGGACAGATTATTGATTACCGGCATCAGTTAATTGAAGTTAAAGCCAATACAGAACCTGATCCAACTGTGGAAAAGCTGGTTAAAGAAGCACTGGAGCCATTTAACGATTTACTCACGGAGGTTGTCGGTGAAACAGCCACCGCCCTTAACCGCGGAACAACACTGGAATCCACGATGGACAATTTTCTCCTTCAGGCTCTGCTTGAAAGTACCGGAGCGCAATTGGCATTTTCGAATGGCTGGCGCTTTGGTGCGCCCGTAATTCCCGGAAAAATAACGTTGAATGACCTGTATAACATAATTCCCATGAATCCGCCTGTATCAACTGTTGAATTGACTGGCGAGGAACTCAGGGCGATGTTGGAGGAGAATCTCGAAAGAACATTCTCGTGCGACCCATACAAACAGATGGGCGGATATGTTAAACGCTGTCTGGGTCTGCATGTCTATTTCAAGATTGAGAATCCGGCTGGGCAACGTATCCAGAAAATCTTTATTGGCAAAGAGGAAGCAAAGCCAGGTCAATACTACACAGCAGCATTCGTTACCATGCAGGGAGTTCCCGAAAAGTACGGACGAAACCGCAAAAACAGTTCAGAACTGGTAATTGATGCAATGCGAAAATATCTATCCAGTCATCATCCCTTAAGTGCAGAACTCAGAGGTACCTATGTAGTTGTCTAATGGATTTATCGTAATTGTTCAGGAAGCATTAACCCTGTTTGCTGACTTCAATTAAAGTTTCGTGTTTTAAAATGGGTCTGACTCCTTGGTAGTTTAAAAATAGAACAGACTCGGCAGGAGACTAAACGCTTTACCGAAGAACTAAGATTATTGACCCCTATTCCGTTCCCCACCAAAAAACAAGCCCCGAAAACTTAACGTTTACGAGGCTTTCGTTTTAATTGGGTGCCCGAAACAGGACTCGAACCTGCACATCATTACTGATACTAGTACCTGAAACTAGCGCGTCTACCAATTTCGCCATTCGGGCATTGCGAGACGCAAAAGTATAATATTTTGGGGTTGTTTGAACTTTTCGACCGAAATTATTACATTTTTTTAATGCAAAAGCCCCGAGGATTACCTCAGGGCTTCCGTTTCTTAATTGAAACCAACCAGTTACTAGCTCATATATTTAACTATAGCAACCTTACTATCAGCAATATTCATTAGTTCCCAATTCTACAAATTAGCCTTAACGTAGTCGGTCAGTTTAGTATATAGGTGGTAACGAGCATAAATGCTATGGTTACGGTCGGGATAAATCATCATATCAAACTGCTTGTTGGCTGCAATAAGCTTGTTGATAATCTCCATACTGTTTTGCATGTGCACGTTATCGTCGGCCGAACCGTGAACAATGAGCAACTTGCCCTTGAGATTATCTACATAGTTTATTGGAGAGTTATCATCGTAACCAGCAGCATTGTCCTTAGGAAGGCCCATAAAGCGCTCGGTATAAATAGAGTCGTAGAAGCGCCAGTTGGTGACAGGAGCAACGGCAATAGCCATTTTAAACACCTCGTCGCCCTTCATCAGCGCCGACATCGACATAAACCCACCGTAGCTCCATCCCCAAATTCCAATTCGTGCAGGGTCAACGAAAGCTAAGGTTTGTAGGTATTTTGCACCCTCAATTTGGTCGATGGTTTCATACTTGCCCATTTGACCATAGGTCATTTTTCGGAACTCCTCTCCTCTTGCACCAGTTCCGCGAGAGTCGATATTTACTACAATTACATTTTGACTTGCAAGATATTCATCCCAACCTAAGCCCCAACGGTCGAGCACCTCTTGCGAGTTTGGTCCGCTATACTGGGTCATAAGCACGGGGTAACGAATTGCAGCATTAAAGTTGGCAGGCTTTACCATATAACCGTTTAGCAGTACCCCCTCAGAAGTAGTAAAGGTAAAAAACTCCTTTGTTGGCATGTCGTATCCTGCAAGTTTACCTTTCAGCTCTTGGTTGTCCTTTAGCGTTCGTAGCAACTTTCCGTTGGCCGAGTGAAGAGTAACCAACACTGGCAATTTTACGGAAGAGTAGTAGTTGATGTAATACTTACATCCAGCTGAGAATGCAGTAGTATTGTTTCCTGAAAACTCGCTCAACTTCTTCTTCTTTGTTCCATCGAGGCCGATAGCATACACGGAACGACGTAGTGGCGACTCTTCGGCCGATTGGTAGTAAACAATTCGGTTCTTTGCATCAAATCCTTGAATTGAGGTAATATCCCAATTTCCCTTGGTAACCTGATGTAGCTGTTTTCCGGTGATATCGAAATGGTAGATATGCCTAAAACCACTCTTTTCGCTTGGAATAATAAACTCCTTCGAATCGGGAGTAAAGGTGAGATAACTATCGGTAACCTCCTCTACATATCGGCTATTCTTCTCGGTATAAATGGTCGTAGAACTACCACTTTCAGGGTTGGCAAGCATAATATCGAACTGGTTTTGAAGGCGATTTAACCGCATCATGGCAAGCTGTTGGCTGTTTGGCAACCACTTTATGCGACCAACATATTGGTCGGTTTCAGGTCCAACATCCATTTTTACAGTTTTCTTTCCCTCAAGCGTAAACACATGAATAGAAACAATAGAGTTCTTTTCACCCGCCTTTGGATACTTAAAAGTATAGTTGACCGGGTAAAGACTACCTTCAAACTTGGTCATATTGAACTCAGGAACATCAGACTCATCGAAGCGGTAGAAGGCAATACGGCGGCTATCAGGCGACCAAGCAAAGGCTTGCGAAAACCCAAATTCCTCCTCGTAACACCAATCGGTTACGCCATTAATGATTTTTCCATAAACACCATCGGTAGTTATTTGCTCTTCAGCGCCCGAAGCAAGGTCAACCATATAAAGGTTGTTGTTCCGCACAAAGGCAAGCTTCTTACCATCGGGTGAGAGTGTTGAATTTTGCTGTTTTCCGTTGGAAGAAACAGGCGTAAGTGTTTTGGCTTTAATATCGAACACATAAAAATCCGATTTCGAAGAGCGGCGGAATATAGGCTCCGAGTTCGCTTCTATCACAAGCTTGGTTTCATCCGCGCTTAGCTCGTAGCCGTCCAAGGCTTTTACCTGAGCATCTTTGTCCAACTTTGTGTTGAGCTGCTTAATATAACCTCCATCAATGGAGAATAGGGTATCAACAACTTCGCCGGTTTTATACTTATGGCGCACCACGTAAGCAGCTCGTCCCTCCAGCGTTGTATAGTGCTCTCCATCGTTCATAGAGTTAACACCATAAACCGACTGAGCGGCAAACTCTCTCTTTTGAAATAAGTTTTCAAGGGTGAGTGGCGACTTTTGCGCCATCACCGGTAAAGAGAATAATGCCATTGTGGCCAGCAGCAAATACCTGTAATTATAACTCATGTTGGTTTGGGTTTTAGGATAATTCGTCTTTTAGAATAAGAAAGAACATGGAGGTTTAATGATTAGGGGAGCCAAGGTATTAAAAAACTCAGAACGACAGCCATGCAAGAAAAAATGGTATACCTAAAAACACATAGAGAGTCCACAACTACACAGATTGAAAATCAACAATATACACCAAAACTCTTGTTCATTAAATCATTTTATCTATTTTAAAAGGAAGGAAAAATGGCACTTCGTAATCGTAACCCATCACAAACT
Encoded proteins:
- a CDS encoding ferritin family protein — translated: MPDFGSSFSGLANDRKLTDEELIRAIRFLVAAEYEATQLYMQLAESTDSKLAIAVLKDIADEELVHAGEFLRLLHQLAPDEKKFYAKGAKEVEEIIKNLK
- a CDS encoding S9 family peptidase, producing the protein MSYNYRYLLLATMALFSLPVMAQKSPLTLENLFQKREFAAQSVYGVNSMNDGEHYTTLEGRAAYVVRHKYKTGEVVDTLFSIDGGYIKQLNTKLDKDAQVKALDGYELSADETKLVIEANSEPIFRRSSKSDFYVFDIKAKTLTPVSSNGKQQNSTLSPDGKKLAFVRNNNLYMVDLASGAEEQITTDGVYGKIINGVTDWCYEEEFGFSQAFAWSPDSRRIAFYRFDESDVPEFNMTKFEGSLYPVNYTFKYPKAGEKNSIVSIHVFTLEGKKTVKMDVGPETDQYVGRIKWLPNSQQLAMMRLNRLQNQFDIMLANPESGSSTTIYTEKNSRYVEEVTDSYLTFTPDSKEFIIPSEKSGFRHIYHFDITGKQLHQVTKGNWDITSIQGFDAKNRIVYYQSAEESPLRRSVYAIGLDGTKKKKLSEFSGNNTTAFSAGCKYYINYYSSVKLPVLVTLHSANGKLLRTLKDNQELKGKLAGYDMPTKEFFTFTTSEGVLLNGYMVKPANFNAAIRYPVLMTQYSGPNSQEVLDRWGLGWDEYLASQNVIVVNIDSRGTGARGEEFRKMTYGQMGKYETIDQIEGAKYLQTLAFVDPARIGIWGWSYGGFMSMSALMKGDEVFKMAIAVAPVTNWRFYDSIYTERFMGLPKDNAAGYDDNSPINYVDNLKGKLLIVHGSADDNVHMQNSMEIINKLIAANKQFDMMIYPDRNHSIYARYHLYTKLTDYVKANL
- a CDS encoding bifunctional metallophosphatase/5'-nucleotidase, encoding MKYYGETQNTIELTERVEMSNSNKLTIIQMNDSHAYFDLHQEMFWEGDHAVYRKAGGYARIAALVKQIRAVSPNCLFCDCGDTFQGTFPAQKTQGKALIPILNSIGIDAMTAHWEFAYSPEVFQQRVAELNYPMLAINIFDKVTNKPVYPSYIVKEVGGLRIGLVGLASNIIDKTMPPSFSEGIYFTLGKDELPPVITILQIVEKVDLIILISHLGFPQDLKLLSEVQGIDICLSGHTHNRLSEPVLIGKTIVIQSGCHGSFLGRLDVELNDGQIIDYRHQLIEVKANTEPDPTVEKLVKEALEPFNDLLTEVVGETATALNRGTTLESTMDNFLLQALLESTGAQLAFSNGWRFGAPVIPGKITLNDLYNIIPMNPPVSTVELTGEELRAMLEENLERTFSCDPYKQMGGYVKRCLGLHVYFKIENPAGQRIQKIFIGKEEAKPGQYYTAAFVTMQGVPEKYGRNRKNSSELVIDAMRKYLSSHHPLSAELRGTYVVV
- a CDS encoding YidH family protein, whose product is MSEIVNDNTKEKVRNRRVHMANERTFLAWIRTGIGIMAFGFVVEKFALFMKQMSFVLGKSTIGESLPPSHGYSAILGIFLVGLGALMGLLAYVRYKKVEKQINEDTWQPSSILDAMLTISVLAVGIFLVVYLIHSI
- a CDS encoding dihydrofolate reductase family protein, with the translated sequence MKTALVFVATLDGKVTKWGDPLVRKWSSKADKDYFRMIWQGSTLIVMGSTTFNAHRVKPSASHYFVVMTSDPAKYKEFEVTGQLEFSDESPAQLSARLDLLDYKYMLLIGGPHIATSFLKEQLVDELWLTIEPRIFGTGGNFAIEDELDIELSLISCEKVNERGTLITKYALLKK
- a CDS encoding alpha/beta fold hydrolase — translated: MNTFNTKDNTQIYYKDWGNGQPVVFCHGWPLNSDAWESQMDFLASNGFRCIAHDRRGHGRSSQPWNGNDMDTYADDLAELIELLDLKAITLIGHSTGGGEVARYIGRHGTSRVDKVVLMGSVTPVMLKSKTNPGGMPIKAFDDIRTGVSSDRSQFFKDLTTPFFGANRKGNKVTQGMRDAFGFQAMAGGLRNELECIKAFSETDFTEDLKKIDVPTLIIHGDDDQIVPIADSAMLAVKLIKNAKLNIYPGGPHGLADTHKEKLNADLLAFVKS